One Streptomyces sp. NBC_00102 DNA segment encodes these proteins:
- a CDS encoding TetR/AcrR family transcriptional regulator: MGDRPPVGRRDALRNRKLLRDTAREVFAEEGLDAPLDVIARRAGVGNATLYRHFPTRAALVDEVFRDALAETMEAGERARAADDAWRALGQYLRTVFAGLAADRGTNDLMTTNLEGVPSLEAVHAHNRGTIDVLIRRGQEQGAIRPDLLTEDLLFSLAALGRAVPALTAAAPDAWLRPLALLLDGLRAGPAADALPAQALTPDQLGTVLLNLGPGKGR; the protein is encoded by the coding sequence ATGGGCGACCGTCCGCCGGTGGGGCGCCGCGACGCGCTGCGCAACCGGAAGCTGCTGAGGGACACGGCCCGAGAGGTCTTCGCGGAGGAGGGCCTGGACGCCCCGCTCGACGTCATCGCCCGGCGGGCAGGCGTGGGCAACGCGACCCTCTATCGCCACTTCCCGACCCGTGCCGCCCTCGTCGACGAGGTCTTCCGGGACGCGCTCGCGGAGACCATGGAGGCCGGCGAACGGGCACGTGCCGCCGATGACGCGTGGAGGGCCCTGGGGCAGTACCTGCGTACGGTGTTCGCGGGCCTGGCGGCCGACCGGGGCACCAACGACCTCATGACCACGAACCTGGAAGGCGTCCCGTCCCTGGAGGCGGTCCACGCCCACAATCGCGGAACCATCGACGTGTTGATCCGGCGCGGTCAGGAGCAGGGCGCCATCCGCCCGGACCTGCTCACCGAGGACCTGCTCTTCTCCCTGGCCGCACTGGGCCGGGCCGTACCCGCGCTCACCGCGGCAGCCCCGGACGCCTGGCTCCGCCCGCTCGCCCTGCTCCTCGACGGCCTTCGCGCCGGTCCCGCAGCAGACGCTCTGCCCGCGCAGGCCCTCACGCCGGACCAGCTCGGCACCGTGCTGCTCAACCTCGGGCCCGGCAAGGGACGTTGA